One segment of bacterium (Candidatus Blackallbacteria) CG13_big_fil_rev_8_21_14_2_50_49_14 DNA contains the following:
- the recD gene encoding exodeoxyribonuclease V subunit alpha — translation MLKSISQASTDQNEEKPVLKLPAGLEPISRHFAHLILELAESQDPFLLLGALAASEATQAQNACANLRLLAEQPIQNEEALCYPALAPWLASLRKHSQVVGLPGESCPLILETERLYLNRYWQYEHQLAQQLRQRSQNTLPLKTEHLQNLIAQFKNLFPPSEQPDWQALAAANALLNTLSIIAGGPGTGKTTTVAKLLALLLENAPDLRITLAAPTGKAAARMKQALLKSLESGPFSAQIRSRMPESALTLHRLLGYRPGSHLFKHGPENPLPWDVIIVDEASMIDLALMSKLVQAVRPDARLILLGDPDQLASVEAGCVLGDICRAAQADAFSAQRRKDLEKLSGQILLLPESQNALDDQVIQLKHSHRFGPQSGIGHLARAINAGQAEHARHLLQAPEFKDICLEDLPAQIESLLGSRIKQGGWARYLSADSPQAALEALEDQVLLCALRRGPTGVEGLNRAMEKALQHSGLLSLNSPWYHLRPVLISENDYLHGLFNGDMGITWNPEGHSPRIYFFTEGQTLHSFSPAQLGAHETAWALTVHKSQGSEFHEIMLILPPEETPLLSRELLYTGITRARQRVEIWGSEAIFRSAVQHRIERSSGLVVALSIE, via the coding sequence ATGCTGAAAAGCATATCGCAAGCAAGCACCGATCAAAACGAGGAAAAGCCAGTGCTCAAACTCCCTGCCGGACTGGAGCCGATCAGCCGCCATTTTGCCCACCTGATTCTGGAATTGGCTGAGAGCCAGGATCCCTTCCTGCTTTTGGGGGCCTTGGCAGCCAGTGAAGCGACCCAGGCACAAAATGCCTGTGCCAACCTGCGCCTTCTGGCTGAGCAACCCATACAGAACGAAGAAGCCCTCTGTTACCCTGCCTTAGCCCCCTGGCTGGCCAGCCTGCGCAAACACAGCCAGGTGGTGGGGCTGCCCGGTGAGAGTTGCCCCTTGATTCTGGAGACTGAACGCCTGTATCTGAACCGCTATTGGCAGTATGAACATCAACTGGCCCAGCAATTGCGCCAGAGAAGTCAGAACACCCTGCCCTTAAAAACAGAGCACTTGCAAAACCTGATCGCCCAATTTAAGAACCTCTTTCCCCCATCAGAACAACCGGATTGGCAGGCCCTCGCCGCAGCCAATGCCCTGCTCAATACCCTGAGCATTATCGCAGGGGGCCCCGGCACAGGCAAAACCACCACGGTCGCCAAACTGCTGGCTTTGCTGCTCGAAAATGCACCCGATTTACGCATCACCCTGGCAGCCCCCACAGGCAAAGCAGCGGCACGCATGAAACAAGCCCTGCTCAAAAGTCTTGAAAGCGGCCCCTTTTCTGCCCAGATACGCTCCCGCATGCCCGAAAGTGCCCTCACCCTTCACCGACTCTTGGGCTACCGCCCCGGCTCCCACCTGTTTAAACATGGGCCCGAAAACCCCTTGCCCTGGGACGTGATCATTGTGGATGAGGCCTCGATGATTGACCTGGCTCTGATGAGCAAATTGGTGCAGGCCGTGCGCCCGGATGCCCGCCTCATTCTACTCGGAGACCCCGATCAACTGGCCTCGGTCGAGGCCGGCTGCGTACTGGGAGATATCTGTCGGGCCGCCCAAGCTGATGCCTTCAGTGCCCAAAGGCGCAAAGACCTGGAAAAACTCAGCGGACAGATCCTGCTGCTGCCTGAAAGCCAAAATGCCCTGGATGATCAGGTAATCCAACTCAAACACAGTCACCGTTTTGGCCCCCAAAGCGGCATTGGCCATCTGGCCCGAGCTATCAACGCCGGTCAGGCCGAACACGCCCGGCACCTGCTGCAAGCCCCTGAATTTAAAGATATCTGCCTGGAGGATCTGCCCGCTCAAATCGAATCCTTGCTGGGCAGCAGAATCAAACAAGGGGGGTGGGCCCGCTACCTAAGCGCAGACTCTCCCCAGGCGGCACTGGAGGCTCTCGAAGACCAGGTGCTGCTCTGTGCTCTGCGCCGGGGCCCCACAGGAGTCGAGGGGCTGAACCGTGCCATGGAAAAGGCCCTTCAGCATTCCGGCCTCTTAAGCCTGAACAGCCCCTGGTACCACCTGCGCCCGGTGCTGATCAGCGAGAATGACTATTTGCATGGGCTTTTCAATGGCGATATGGGCATTACCTGGAATCCCGAAGGCCATTCTCCCCGTATTTATTTTTTTACAGAAGGGCAAACCCTTCACAGTTTCAGCCCAGCGCAACTGGGAGCCCATGAAACCGCCTGGGCCCTGACAGTGCATAAGAGCCAAGGTTCTGAATTTCATGAGATCATGCTGATTCTGCCCCCAGAAGAAACACCCCTGCTCAGCCGAGAATTGCTCTATACAGGCATTACCCGTGCGCGTCAGCGGGTAGAAATTTGGGGCTCAGAAGCCATTTTTCGCAGTGCGGTTCAACACCGGATCGAGCGTTCCTCTGGCTTGGTTGTAGCCCTGAGCATCGAGTAA
- a CDS encoding phosphodiesterase, with protein MGSMFDFLKRSLLLTALLLACAQPLAAQPGSPALSVMVGNTEMNEAWIWVQTPQSAQVKVLFQAEGTSQSQQTGVYQTLEKDYFSVKIPLTGLKPETHYLYQIEINGKLQTLPYAARFRTQPLWRNRKAPPALKLALGSCAYLNDPEADIPGYEGLGGNYEIFESIRKAQPDFMLWMGDNVYLREPDFFSADRLNKRYRQMRELPEARPFLAAIPQYAIWDDHDYGSNDSDRSYRLRTEILDIFRHYWPNPASGQLEGGIYTRFEWGDAEFFLTDNRYFRAPFKLKDPNKDFFGPAQWAWLKDSLSNSVATFKFIVVGNQVLNTQTPSENFYSYRREFQDFLNWLEQSNIPGIVLLSGDRHHAELLKLERPKTYPLYEYTVSPLTSKAYPPFAEEKELATREPGSLIEARNFGLIQITGPAGQRVLELQTHASDGKILWQRKITQQELTPLP; from the coding sequence ATGGGATCTATGTTTGATTTTTTAAAACGTTCTTTGCTGCTGACGGCTTTGCTTTTGGCCTGTGCGCAACCGCTGGCTGCCCAGCCTGGCTCCCCTGCACTTTCGGTGATGGTTGGAAATACTGAAATGAATGAGGCCTGGATTTGGGTGCAGACCCCTCAATCGGCGCAGGTCAAGGTGCTTTTTCAGGCCGAAGGAACTTCTCAGAGCCAGCAGACGGGGGTGTATCAAACCCTTGAAAAGGACTATTTCAGCGTCAAAATTCCGCTCACAGGTTTGAAACCTGAAACCCACTATCTTTACCAGATTGAGATCAATGGCAAACTTCAAACCCTGCCCTATGCTGCCCGTTTTCGTACCCAACCCCTCTGGCGCAACCGCAAGGCGCCTCCCGCGCTTAAACTTGCGTTGGGTTCCTGTGCTTATCTCAACGACCCTGAAGCGGATATTCCTGGCTATGAGGGGCTGGGTGGGAATTATGAAATTTTTGAATCAATTCGCAAGGCCCAGCCTGACTTTATGCTTTGGATGGGCGATAATGTCTATCTGCGGGAGCCTGATTTCTTTTCAGCTGATCGTTTGAATAAACGTTACCGGCAAATGCGTGAATTGCCTGAAGCCCGTCCTTTTTTAGCTGCAATTCCTCAGTACGCGATTTGGGATGACCATGATTATGGCTCCAATGATTCAGATCGCAGTTACCGGCTGCGCACTGAAATTTTGGATATTTTCAGGCATTATTGGCCCAACCCGGCCAGTGGCCAGCTGGAAGGCGGGATTTATACCCGCTTTGAATGGGGCGATGCTGAATTTTTTCTGACAGACAACCGCTATTTCAGAGCCCCGTTTAAACTGAAGGATCCCAACAAGGATTTCTTTGGGCCGGCACAATGGGCCTGGCTGAAGGACAGTCTTTCCAATAGCGTTGCCACCTTTAAATTTATTGTGGTGGGCAATCAGGTGCTGAATACCCAGACCCCCAGTGAAAATTTTTACAGCTACAGGCGTGAATTTCAGGATTTTTTAAACTGGCTGGAACAATCCAACATTCCAGGAATTGTTTTGCTCAGTGGCGATCGCCACCATGCCGAGTTGCTTAAACTGGAAAGACCCAAGACCTATCCCCTGTATGAATACACGGTTTCGCCTTTGACGAGCAAGGCCTATCCTCCCTTTGCTGAAGAAAAAGAATTGGCAACTCGGGAACCCGGCTCTTTGATTGAGGCGCGTAACTTTGGCCTGATTCAGATTACAGGGCCAGCGGGACAGCGCGTGCTCGAACTGCAAACCCATGCTTCAGACGGTAAAATACTTTGGCAACGTAAAATCACACAGCAGGAACTCACGCCTTTGCCATGA
- a CDS encoding 3-oxoacyl-ACP synthase III: MYFDNVSILGMGYVDAPHRISSASIEEQLKDNIQRFGMRPNLIESLTGISARRFWDPGVQPSDAATQASVRALEDAGIPKDKIGVLISTSVSKDFIEPSVAALVHGNLGLKSECLNFDVGNACLAFLNAMTIAGNMIERGQVDYALVVCGESSRDIVEHTLPRLQAPDVEEKYFRDRFATLTLGSGGVAMVLTHSRLAPEGHRFLGGVSLAATHHSRLCLGQNHDMTTDASTLLMAGLQLAAETYERAKEQQDWHKKDFRQYIMHQVGEVHLRKCAEILNVPHEKVPRIFPEFGNVGPASIPLTLAKVAEQGEIQAGDRVAFMGIGSGLNCAMMEVLW, from the coding sequence ATGTATTTTGATAACGTCTCTATTCTCGGGATGGGCTATGTTGACGCCCCTCACCGCATCAGCTCCGCCAGTATTGAAGAACAGCTCAAGGACAATATTCAGCGTTTTGGCATGCGTCCCAATCTGATTGAATCTCTGACCGGCATCAGTGCCCGTCGTTTTTGGGACCCCGGTGTACAACCCAGTGATGCGGCAACTCAGGCTTCTGTACGGGCCTTGGAAGATGCCGGTATTCCCAAGGACAAAATCGGTGTCTTGATCAGCACCTCGGTCAGCAAAGATTTTATTGAACCCTCTGTGGCGGCCCTGGTTCATGGCAATTTGGGTTTGAAATCGGAATGTTTGAATTTTGATGTGGGCAATGCCTGTCTGGCTTTTCTCAACGCCATGACGATCGCGGGCAATATGATTGAACGCGGTCAGGTCGACTATGCCCTGGTGGTTTGCGGTGAAAGCAGCCGGGATATTGTGGAGCATACGCTTCCCCGCTTACAGGCTCCCGATGTAGAAGAAAAATATTTTCGTGATCGTTTCGCGACCCTGACCTTGGGCTCAGGGGGCGTGGCCATGGTTCTGACGCATTCCCGACTGGCCCCCGAAGGGCACCGCTTTTTAGGCGGCGTGAGTCTGGCTGCGACCCATCACAGCCGTCTGTGTTTGGGGCAGAATCATGATATGACCACCGATGCCAGCACGCTCTTGATGGCTGGCCTGCAATTGGCGGCTGAAACCTATGAGCGGGCCAAAGAGCAACAGGACTGGCATAAAAAAGATTTCCGTCAATACATCATGCACCAGGTGGGCGAAGTGCATTTGCGTAAATGCGCAGAAATTCTGAATGTTCCCCATGAAAAGGTGCCTCGGATTTTCCCTGAATTTGGCAATGTCGGCCCTGCCTCGATTCCGCTGACCTTGGCCAAGGTCGCTGAACAGGGCGAGATTCAAGCCGGTGACCGTGTGGCCTTTATGGGCATCGGCAGCGGTCTGAACTGCGCCATGATGGAAGTGCTCTGGTAG
- the rrmA gene encoding 23S rRNA (guanine(745)-N(1))-methyltransferase (methylates the guanosine in position 745 of 23S rRNA; required for translation and cell growth) — MQFPFQFKCPVCHTPLNPEGRSFFCPQRHTFDLAKQGYLNLLLAQNKRSRQPGDSDEMIQNRQKFLNAGYYRSLAEAVVDLLQALSAQKILDMGCGEGYYLQALRSGLGPQTDLAGVDISKFAVLQAAKRKLNAQLAVASSYALPFFENGFDTLLSIFAPLSASEALRLLPAGGRVLMVGPGPIHLQGLMAEIYQEVFLHQGNFEVLEGAAEFKLEQQLEVRSQITVAGEDILPLLTMTPYYFHTPLEHKHKLMQLPQLETPIDFELRVYQRL, encoded by the coding sequence ATGCAATTTCCATTTCAATTTAAGTGCCCAGTCTGCCATACCCCCTTGAATCCAGAGGGGCGTTCATTTTTTTGCCCGCAACGGCATACCTTTGACCTTGCCAAGCAGGGCTATCTCAATCTCTTGTTGGCCCAGAACAAGCGCAGCCGACAGCCCGGCGACAGCGATGAAATGATTCAAAACCGGCAGAAATTTCTAAACGCGGGCTATTACCGCAGTCTGGCTGAGGCCGTGGTGGATTTACTCCAGGCCCTGTCAGCCCAAAAAATTCTGGATATGGGCTGTGGCGAAGGCTATTATCTTCAGGCTTTGCGTTCGGGATTGGGGCCTCAGACTGATTTGGCGGGTGTAGATATCTCAAAATTCGCAGTTTTGCAGGCCGCCAAACGCAAGCTGAATGCCCAATTGGCTGTGGCCAGCAGCTATGCCCTGCCTTTTTTTGAAAACGGTTTTGATACCCTGCTTTCTATCTTTGCCCCGCTCAGTGCTTCAGAAGCCTTGCGTCTGCTTCCTGCCGGTGGACGCGTTCTCATGGTCGGGCCAGGCCCGATTCATTTGCAGGGCTTGATGGCTGAGATCTACCAGGAAGTGTTTCTGCACCAGGGCAATTTTGAAGTGCTGGAGGGGGCTGCTGAATTTAAATTAGAGCAGCAGCTTGAAGTGCGTTCTCAGATCACGGTTGCGGGCGAGGATATTCTACCGCTTTTGACCATGACCCCCTATTATTTTCATACCCCTCTTGAACACAAACACAAACTGATGCAATTGCCCCAGCTTGAAACGCCGATTGATTTTGAATTGCGGGTTTATCAACGCCTTTGA
- a CDS encoding short-chain dehydrogenase/reductase gives MSALPAVLITGASTGIGAACALHLADRGYRVYAGYRDLPAQSEARILPVRLDVTQTQDWQAVVEKIASENPESGLFALVNNAGIGLGGPIEYLPLEKFRQQFEVNFFAVIQGIQICLPLLRQGSPGKIVNISSVNGQIITPFLSPYCSSKFALEALTESLRHELAPWKIDCSLIQPGMVQTPIFIKSQHLFSELKNQIPEQGLKDYSEVFAAFEDLLGRISGKGIPPLAVAETLLKILNSPHPRLRYPVGKDAKIGLFLRKVLPDTLFESLLRKISIARSPR, from the coding sequence ATGTCTGCTTTACCTGCTGTTTTGATTACAGGTGCCTCAACAGGCATCGGCGCGGCCTGTGCCTTGCATCTGGCAGACCGGGGCTATCGGGTCTATGCGGGTTACCGTGATCTGCCAGCCCAGAGCGAAGCAAGGATTCTGCCCGTACGTCTGGATGTCACCCAAACACAAGACTGGCAGGCCGTGGTCGAGAAAATAGCTTCTGAAAACCCTGAAAGCGGCCTTTTCGCTTTGGTCAACAATGCCGGTATCGGTTTGGGTGGGCCGATCGAATACCTACCGCTTGAAAAATTCAGACAACAGTTCGAAGTCAATTTTTTTGCGGTGATTCAGGGAATACAAATCTGTCTGCCCCTGCTGCGACAGGGCTCTCCCGGAAAAATTGTGAATATTTCTTCGGTCAACGGGCAAATCATTACGCCCTTTTTATCTCCCTATTGCAGTTCCAAATTCGCACTTGAAGCGTTAACTGAATCCCTGCGCCATGAACTGGCTCCCTGGAAAATTGACTGCAGCCTGATTCAGCCTGGCATGGTTCAAACCCCGATTTTCATTAAATCGCAACACCTGTTCAGCGAATTAAAAAACCAAATCCCTGAACAGGGTTTGAAAGATTATAGTGAAGTCTTTGCCGCCTTTGAAGACCTGCTGGGTAGAATCTCAGGCAAAGGAATTCCCCCCCTGGCCGTGGCCGAAACCCTGCTCAAAATACTCAATTCGCCCCATCCCCGTTTGCGCTATCCCGTAGGCAAAGACGCAAAGATCGGACTGTTTCTGCGCAAAGTTTTACCTGACACTCTCTTTGAAAGCCTGTTGCGGAAAATCAGCATCGCCCGCAGCCCGCGCTAA